A single genomic interval of Syntrophobotulus glycolicus DSM 8271 harbors:
- the infC gene encoding translation initiation factor IF-3, whose protein sequence is MSKDLRINDEIRARDVRLVSEEGEQLGIVSIKEAMQIAGEKELDLVEIAPTAKPPVCKLMDYGKYKYEQAKKDKETRKKQKIVEIKEVKLRPNIETHDFETKARNAQRFLQDGDKVKVTIMFRGREIMHPEQGRVLCIRLAEFVGTDSTIEREPKVEGRNMVMILTPTNTKHD, encoded by the coding sequence ATCAGTAAGGATCTGCGGATTAATGATGAAATCCGGGCTCGGGATGTTCGATTAGTCAGTGAAGAAGGCGAACAGCTCGGGATAGTATCAATCAAAGAGGCTATGCAAATTGCCGGGGAAAAGGAATTGGATCTGGTTGAGATTGCGCCGACAGCCAAGCCACCGGTTTGTAAGCTGATGGATTATGGCAAATATAAATATGAGCAGGCGAAGAAAGATAAAGAAACGCGCAAAAAACAAAAAATTGTTGAGATCAAAGAAGTAAAATTACGGCCGAATATCGAAACGCATGATTTTGAGACAAAGGCCCGCAATGCGCAGCGTTTCTTACAGGATGGGGATAAGGTAAAAGTAACCATTATGTTCCGGGGAAGAGAAATCATGCATCCGGAACAGGGACGGGTTCTTTGTATCCGTCTGGCTGAATTTGTGGGAACGGATTCAACAATTGAACGTGAACCAAAAGTTGAGGGTCGAAACATGGTGATGATTCTGACCCCCACGAATACAAAGCATGACTAA
- a CDS encoding TrmH family RNA methyltransferase, with translation MITSVRNEQVKHIVSLHQTKGRKTSQQFFAEGRRFVGEALMRSKRIEKIFYCPAKGSTWEREKLEELILEAGKLRIPAEEVSEDVMKRISATEEPQGILALINQEEYSWDDIQIEPDTILLILDGIRDPGNLGTILRASLAAGVKNVVLTRGTVDYYNPKVLRSSMGAVFSMCILQEIERPDIWAFCRQNHLNLVVSALEGQSVYRQKMDQSLPLALVIGSEANGVAPEFSEISPKKIMIPMQNNVESLNAALAAGILLFEIRRQADFLKNTK, from the coding sequence ATGATCACTTCGGTGCGAAATGAACAGGTTAAACATATTGTATCCTTACATCAAACCAAAGGAAGAAAAACATCCCAACAATTTTTCGCTGAAGGGCGGAGATTTGTTGGTGAGGCATTAATGCGCAGCAAAAGGATAGAAAAGATATTCTATTGTCCGGCCAAAGGAAGTACATGGGAAAGAGAAAAGTTGGAAGAACTGATTTTAGAGGCGGGAAAATTGAGGATTCCGGCTGAAGAGGTTTCTGAGGACGTGATGAAAAGAATATCGGCCACAGAAGAACCGCAGGGGATTCTGGCCTTAATCAATCAGGAAGAATACTCGTGGGACGATATTCAGATTGAGCCGGATACCATACTGTTAATACTTGACGGTATTCGTGATCCGGGAAATTTGGGGACGATCCTCCGCGCTTCTCTGGCTGCCGGGGTGAAGAATGTTGTGCTGACACGAGGAACAGTGGATTATTATAATCCCAAAGTCCTGCGCAGCAGTATGGGAGCGGTTTTTTCCATGTGCATTCTCCAGGAAATAGAGAGGCCGGACATTTGGGCTTTCTGTCGCCAAAATCATTTAAACCTGGTTGTTTCTGCCTTGGAGGGCCAGTCTGTTTATCGTCAGAAAATGGATCAAAGCCTCCCTCTGGCTTTAGTTATCGGAAGTGAAGCCAATGGAGTAGCTCCGGAATTTTCGGAAATCTCCCCCAAAAAGATCATGATCCCCATGCAAAATAATGTGGAATCATTAAATGCAGCCTTAGCGGCAGGGATCCTTTTATTTGAGATCCGGCGGCAGGCCGATTTCTTGAAAAACACCAAATGA
- the rpmI gene encoding 50S ribosomal protein L35, producing the protein MPKMKTHRGAAKRFKKTGTGKIVRAHAYKRHILEKKSPKRKRNLRKSTIMHKTDAKRIERMIAYL; encoded by the coding sequence ATGCCAAAAATGAAAACACATCGTGGTGCTGCCAAACGGTTCAAAAAGACCGGAACAGGCAAAATTGTGCGAGCCCACGCCTATAAAAGACATATTCTTGAGAAAAAGTCGCCAAAACGCAAGCGTAATCTGCGCAAATCAACAATTATGCATAAGACTGATGCCAAAAGAATTGAGCGCATGATCGCTTATCTGTAA
- the rplT gene encoding 50S ribosomal protein L20 codes for MARVKRGVRAHQRHKKILKLARGYRGRKSKLFKMAKQQVVKSMAYSFIHRKQRRRDFRRLWIARINAASRMNDISYSRLMYGLKQAGVFVNRKMLADLAINDPGAFTSLCDLAKGKLNEGPAVQANA; via the coding sequence ATGGCCCGAGTAAAAAGAGGCGTAAGGGCGCATCAGCGTCATAAAAAAATATTGAAACTGGCCAGAGGATATAGAGGCAGAAAAAGCAAGCTCTTTAAGATGGCTAAACAACAGGTTGTCAAATCCATGGCCTATTCGTTTATTCACCGCAAACAGAGGAGACGCGATTTCCGCAGACTTTGGATTGCCAGAATTAATGCGGCTTCCCGTATGAATGACATTTCCTACAGCCGTTTGATGTACGGTCTTAAACAGGCCGGAGTCTTTGTGAACCGCAAGATGCTGGCTGATTTAGCAATCAATGATCCGGGGGCATTTACCAGCCTTTGTGATCTTGCCAAAGGTAAGCTGAATGAAGGGCCTGCTGTTCAGGCAAATGCCTAA